A single genomic interval of Lathyrus oleraceus cultivar Zhongwan6 chromosome 7, CAAS_Psat_ZW6_1.0, whole genome shotgun sequence harbors:
- the LOC127107761 gene encoding dirigent protein 22, with translation MSSQHFLTFFFFLFLSCNTIPSSTSSQNKDTFDFVRPIDRKLLGLTKKEKLSHFKFYWHDILSGKNPSSVSILPPSLNSTTYFGSVNMIDNPLTLGPELSSKLVGKAQGFYASASQAELGLLMAMNFAFIEGKYNGSSITILGRNPALNKVREMPVVGGSGLFRFARGYAQATTYSFDYKSGDACVEYNVYVFHY, from the coding sequence ATGTCTTCCCAACATTTCCTcactttcttcttcttccttttccTCTCTTGCAACACCATCCCTTCTTCAACATCATCACAAAATAAAGACACTTTCGATTTTGTTCGTCCTATAGATCGCAAGCTGTTAGGCCTAACCAAGAAGGAAAAACTAAGTCATTTCAAATTCTACTGGCATGACATTCTGAGTGGAAAAAACCCATCTTCAGTTTCAATTCTTCCACCATCATTAAACTCAACCACTTATTTTGGTTCAGTCAACATGATTGACAACCCTTTAACATTAGGACCAGAATTGAGTTCCAAACTTGTTGGAAAAGCTCAAGGCTTCTACGCATCTGCTTCACAGGCTGAACTTGGTTTACTTATGGCTATGAATTTTGCTTTCATTGAAGGAAAGTATAATGGAAGTAGTATAACTATCTTGGGGAGGAATCCGGCTTTGAATAAGGTGAGAGAGATGCCTGTTGTTGGTGGGAGTGGACTCTTCAGATTTGCTAGAGGATATGCTCAAGCTACTACTTACTCGTTCGATTACAAATCTGGAGATGCTTGTGTTGAGTACAATGTTTATGTTTTTCACTATTGA